One stretch of Natronobacterium gregoryi SP2 DNA includes these proteins:
- a CDS encoding DUF7845 domain-containing protein, which produces MPQVETTPHEIEGRWKWPDWGRGPYDALSSVMLGPPFEGYLELTIEVDGEPWYLEVSYSKSGFAPRLSDGINVERLYEWDIRGRGRGERKASFNISPRFPNMRHWETGEPVNLPWENQVGEVEGVDVEFHTSNIGPERGLELFPEFFAAIFEHAGERVHSKYFRTEPHPASRMWAYERYVRIRREWAEKLASAGVLQKVVHFLSDLEGVKAELHLDNREIVNHQNRLFLDPGSVRKLLPGHTYGRKFEIYQLADPDAVSKDHPSYHPKVEVLVNKSMNDSEAWAWADRHEVTEQIEETLLNALHWEDIPLGPDGNGVYVPDDHFDAVARAEPVELYDDPTPRLEAETDHLLMTTLRDMGDTAREVTETVATDGGGNVDDLADELGKHPATIYRAIEDLDEILELDQGEISFRARKYQEELRALVESAEYAIESYADRIQHVMGLADHIAESSAFQQWLAENGAEIVYDENGEPKRVRIDTILSELKSSSFENVQTIAAEALEKWRKSGNDPAVLRRAELSWKTPDGGTEVGFVGAVADR; this is translated from the coding sequence GCGCTGGAAGTGGCCTGACTGGGGCCGCGGCCCGTACGACGCCCTGTCGTCCGTGATGCTCGGTCCCCCCTTCGAGGGCTACCTCGAGTTGACGATCGAGGTAGACGGCGAGCCCTGGTACCTCGAGGTGAGCTACAGCAAGTCGGGATTCGCGCCGCGACTATCCGACGGGATCAACGTCGAACGGCTCTACGAGTGGGACATCCGAGGCCGTGGCCGCGGGGAACGAAAGGCGTCGTTCAACATCTCACCGCGATTCCCGAACATGCGCCACTGGGAAACGGGCGAGCCGGTGAATCTGCCCTGGGAGAATCAGGTCGGTGAAGTCGAGGGTGTAGACGTCGAGTTTCATACCAGCAACATCGGACCCGAACGCGGTCTCGAGTTGTTCCCGGAGTTCTTCGCGGCGATCTTCGAGCACGCCGGCGAACGGGTACACTCGAAGTACTTCCGAACGGAGCCGCACCCGGCGAGTCGAATGTGGGCGTACGAACGGTACGTCCGTATCCGCCGCGAGTGGGCCGAAAAGCTCGCGTCTGCCGGAGTGCTACAGAAGGTCGTTCACTTCCTGTCCGACCTCGAGGGCGTGAAGGCGGAACTCCATCTCGACAACCGCGAAATTGTCAACCACCAGAATCGGCTGTTTCTCGATCCGGGATCGGTCCGGAAACTGCTGCCCGGCCACACCTACGGGCGGAAGTTCGAGATCTACCAGCTGGCCGACCCCGATGCGGTGTCGAAAGACCACCCGTCCTACCACCCGAAAGTGGAGGTACTGGTGAACAAGTCGATGAACGACAGCGAGGCATGGGCGTGGGCCGACCGCCACGAAGTGACTGAACAGATCGAAGAGACGCTTTTGAACGCGCTGCACTGGGAAGACATTCCGCTCGGACCCGACGGGAACGGCGTGTACGTTCCGGATGATCACTTCGACGCTGTAGCGCGAGCCGAGCCGGTCGAACTTTACGACGATCCGACGCCTCGCCTCGAGGCCGAGACGGACCACCTGCTGATGACGACGCTGCGGGACATGGGCGACACCGCCCGCGAGGTGACGGAGACGGTCGCGACTGACGGCGGCGGGAACGTCGACGACCTCGCCGACGAGCTGGGGAAACACCCCGCGACGATCTACCGGGCGATCGAGGACCTCGACGAAATCCTTGAGCTGGACCAGGGCGAAATCTCGTTCCGCGCCCGGAAGTACCAGGAGGAACTTCGCGCGCTCGTCGAGTCGGCCGAGTACGCCATCGAGAGTTATGCCGACCGAATCCAGCACGTGATGGGGTTAGCGGACCACATCGCCGAATCGTCGGCGTTCCAGCAGTGGCTCGCCGAGAACGGGGCCGAAATCGTCTACGACGAGAACGGCGAGCCCAAGCGGGTGCGGATCGACACGATCCTTTCCGAGTTGAAATCGAGTAGCTTCGAGAACGTCCAGACGATTGCGGCCGAGGCTCTCGAGAAGTGGCGGAAGTCGGGTAACGACCCGGCGGTACTTCGACGAGCCGAGCTGTCCTGGAAGACTCCTGACGGTGGCACCGAGGTCGGATTCGTCGGCGCGGTCGCGGATCGCTGA